In a single window of the Nicotiana tomentosiformis chromosome 8, ASM39032v3, whole genome shotgun sequence genome:
- the LOC138897322 gene encoding uncharacterized protein codes for MMKLEAWNPLFKPNEDSLMVPIWIVIPELPWHFYFMEILTPLLSHVGKTLFLDLASFQKTRRSVVKVKMQINLTKDRPHHVWLGYDENYDENGDGQWIEIQYESIPDYCSYCRLLGHNTHACSEKAKHEDMQKRKEGARTNEQIMQQEKTTTEAQQAHQLPKQQNQDTQQNQTPQHQ; via the coding sequence ATGATGAAACTTGAGGCATGGAACCCTCTCTTTAAGCCAAATGAAGATTCTCTAATGGTGCCTATTTGGATTGTCATTCCTGAACTTCCATGGCACTTTTACTTCATGGAGATCCTTACTCCACTACTGTCTCATGTTGGGAAAACCTTATTTCTGGATCTTGCATCATTTCAAAAGACAAGAAGAAGTGTTGTTAAGGTTAAAATGCAGATAAACCTCACTAAGGACAGACCACATCATGTTTGGTTGGGTTATGATGAAAATTatgatgaaaatggtgatggTCAATGGATAGAGATACAGTATGAGAGCATTCCTGATTATTGCTCCTATTGTAGGCTCCTAGGTCACAATACTCATGCATGCTCAGAAAAAGCCAAGCATGAAGATATGCAGAAGAGGAAAGAAGGTGCAAGAACCAATGAGCAAATCATGCAACAGGAAAAGACTACAACAGAGGCACAACAAGCACACCAATTACCAAAGCAACAAAACCAAGACACTCAGCAAAATCAGACTCCTCAACACCAATAG
- the LOC138897323 gene encoding uncharacterized protein, producing MRMVTGYMEMNKLAMLLVTILKNSLLKGDPLAPALFILGAELLSRMLNNLTHDQFFNGFYMERNGPHINHLSVADDVIIFTSVSPPKTVTKQIEKLAANVFWGMEKDKKKYHWASWSKMSFPFNEGGIGVRSIKDICKSMEYKQWWNFRCDGSFWLDNWLGTGLLASHRTGGGRSAIWTPNVSGNFTCSSAWDVIRKKKQHLLSNKKTWQKKLPFKWSFCLWRAIRNKLPTDDKVIAFGNPTVTRCVSCIKPQGESIDHIFSNGHFARAIWSKYTCITGMQIEHLPLKLTLMKWWLQQSKNAVHQMLIDTTPTIICWNIWKNRCNAKYGGRPSSMTRVLYSIDSDIQIVLKTSYPHINWPSKWNALYIMVEELKHVTSITKVVWKKTHKIFVKINSDGSALNNPGRIGAGIIVRDSQGSFIHAIASPLGEGTNNLA from the exons ATGAGGATGGTGACTGGATACATGGAGATGAACAAATTGGCAATGTTGCTTGTGACTATTTTGAAAAACTCTTTACTGAAG GGGGAtccacttgctccagctcttttCATTTTGGGTGCTGAATTATTATCTAGAATGCTGAACAACTTAACTCATGACCAATTTTTCAATGGATTCTATATGGAGAGGAATGGTCCACATATAAACCACCTCAGCGTTGCTGATGATGTGATCATTTTCACATCTG TCTCTCCACCAAAGACTGTTACGAAGCAAATTGAAAAGTTGGCAGCCAATGTTTTCTGGGGTATGGAAAAGGACAAGAAAAAATACCACTGGGCATCATGGAGCAAGATGTCATTTCCATTTAATGAAGGTGGCATTGGGGTCAGATCTATTAAGGATATCTGCAAATCAATGGAATACAAGCAATGGTGGAATTTCAGAT GTGATGGCAGTTTTTGGTTGGACAATTGGCTTGGTACAGGCCTTCTAGCATCACACAGAACTGGAGGTGGCAGATCTG CTATCTGGACTCCTAATGTTTCTGGGAATTTTACTTGTTCTTCTGCTTGGGATGTCATAAGGAAGAAGAAACAACACCTGTTGTCTAACAAAAAGACTTGGCAAAAAAAACTCCCATTCAAATGGTCCTTTTGTCTATGGAGAGCAATAAGGAACAAATTACCAACAGATGACAAAGTTATTGCATTTGGTAATCCTACTGTCACTAGATGTGTATCCTGCATCAAACCTCAGGGTGAATCAATTGATCACATATTTAGTAATggtcactttgctagagcaattTGGagcaaatatacatgcatcacaGGAATGCAGATTGAACACCTACCCCTGAAGCTTACACTGATGAAATGGTGGTTACAACAAAGCAAGAATGCAGTACATCAAATGCTCATAGACACCACCCCTACTATCATCTGCTGGAATATTTGGAAAAACAGATGTAATGCCAAATATGGAGGCAGACCTTCATCCATGACCAGAGTCCTGTACTCCATTGACTCTGATATTCAAATCGTCCTCAAAACCAGTTATCCCCACATAAACTGGCCCTCCAAATGGAATGCTCTATACATTATGGTTGAAGAGCTAAAGCATGTCACCTCCATCACCAAAGTTGTGTGGAAGAAGACACACAAAATTTTTGTGAAAATTAATAGTGATGGTAGTGCTCTCAACAATCC